One genomic region from Candidatus Poribacteria bacterium encodes:
- a CDS encoding nuclear transport factor 2 family protein, protein MPNVHDTVQAYFDALVARDAETLIAMMLPASHYVKIGTDADEVIEGSAEIAAYYQNHVASTEDFSITFINLDVQERDAAAWFYTRQVWRLRWQGTPEEFVMRMTGVLEKTDASWKFAQIHASIGVPVS, encoded by the coding sequence ATGCCGAATGTGCATGATACCGTCCAAGCGTATTTTGACGCACTCGTTGCCAGAGATGCTGAAACCCTCATTGCAATGATGCTGCCTGCTTCCCATTACGTCAAGATTGGCACCGATGCTGATGAAGTTATTGAGGGCAGTGCAGAAATCGCCGCGTATTACCAAAATCACGTTGCAAGCACTGAGGATTTCAGCATCACGTTTATTAACCTCGATGTGCAGGAACGCGACGCTGCCGCGTGGTTCTACACGCGCCAAGTCTGGCGACTCAGATGGCAAGGTACACCGGAGGAATTCGTGATGCGGATGACGGGGGTCTTGGAAAAGACTGACGCATCATGGAAGTTCGCCCAGATTCACGCCTCTATCGGCGTTCCGGTATCCTAA
- a CDS encoding iron-containing redox enzyme family protein encodes MDFKHALDSKITDHNLLNHPFYQAWSTGELPLSALRSYASEYGAFISTVPDGWEAVGDAETAAEEIEHIDLWADFAIGLDTTISDAEIPEVKTLVETANELFSERTTALGALYAFEAQQPATAQSKLVGLKAFYQLPKTVETYFETHAHNDHEAEMLLERIAELPSESHATVIQACEQMSVALWNALTGIHDAECA; translated from the coding sequence ATGGATTTCAAACACGCATTAGACAGTAAAATCACAGACCATAATCTGCTTAATCACCCATTTTATCAAGCGTGGAGCACTGGCGAATTGCCACTCAGCGCACTGCGTTCCTATGCCAGTGAGTACGGTGCTTTCATATCCACCGTGCCGGATGGATGGGAAGCCGTCGGGGATGCCGAAACTGCAGCAGAAGAGATCGAACACATCGACTTGTGGGCTGACTTCGCGATCGGACTCGACACGACCATTTCTGACGCAGAGATTCCGGAGGTGAAAACCCTTGTCGAAACCGCAAACGAACTCTTCTCCGAACGCACTACGGCACTCGGTGCCCTCTATGCCTTTGAGGCACAGCAACCGGCAACAGCGCAATCGAAATTAGTAGGGCTGAAAGCGTTCTACCAACTCCCGAAAACAGTAGAAACGTATTTTGAAACGCATGCGCACAACGACCATGAAGCGGAGATGCTGCTTGAGCGAATCGCTGAATTGCCATCGGAGTCACACGCCACCGTTATCCAAGCGTGTGAACAGATGAGTGTCGCTTTATGGAACGCACTCACAGGAATCCACGATGCCGAATGTGCATGA
- a CDS encoding DUF202 domain-containing protein: MVDESRPYTGLEDQLILRDHLAADRTILANERTFLAYIRTALTLFVAGLSFVHLKIFDSHIVEVIGVIFILLGIVTFFLGLVRYKRMQGLIRKIKQEELKALEEKNSP; this comes from the coding sequence ATGGTAGATGAATCGAGACCTTATACAGGTTTAGAAGACCAGCTTATCTTACGAGATCATCTCGCTGCGGATCGGACTATCCTCGCAAATGAGCGGACTTTCCTCGCGTATATCCGTACGGCGTTGACGCTGTTCGTGGCAGGTTTATCCTTCGTGCATCTCAAGATATTCGATTCACACATTGTTGAGGTGATTGGTGTTATTTTCATTTTATTGGGCATTGTTACTTTTTTTTTGGGACTCGTCAGATACAAGCGGATGCAGGGACTGATTCGTAAAATTAAACAAGAAGAACTGAAAGCATTAGAGGAAAAGAATTCACCATGA
- a CDS encoding zinc-binding alcohol dehydrogenase: MRIREVVVTGQNQVELQTADIDAPKLAANELLIDTEYTFISSGTELANYTGREPKVFQKGEWCEYPWRSGYANVGIVREVGAGVTRAAPGDRVFTYGRHASTISYSQDRLVAPVKQAMDPAVVAASRMAGVAMTAIVVGEIGANPWVVVFGLGLVGNLASQMFRIHGCRVIGVDPVAERRKLAERCGLEWTVGGSADEAQAEIQEITDGDLGNITVDAVGHSAVVMQALKATANHGQIIILGSPRVRVDGNLTELLSDTHLRWITIRGALEWCVPMYPDIGNRTSQWSKQQTIFDWMARGQLHVAPLISHRLKPEQIKQAYDGLLNEPNIYTGVVLDWTSD, translated from the coding sequence ATGAGAATAAGAGAAGTTGTTGTAACCGGTCAGAACCAAGTCGAACTACAAACTGCCGATATAGACGCACCAAAGCTCGCTGCCAACGAGCTCCTGATAGACACGGAATATACGTTTATCAGTAGCGGAACGGAACTTGCGAACTACACCGGCAGAGAACCGAAGGTTTTTCAAAAAGGTGAATGGTGTGAATATCCGTGGCGTTCCGGCTATGCGAATGTCGGCATCGTCCGTGAAGTGGGTGCCGGTGTTACCCGTGCTGCACCGGGGGATCGGGTTTTTACTTACGGACGGCACGCTTCGACAATTTCCTATTCACAGGACCGGTTGGTCGCGCCTGTCAAGCAAGCCATGGATCCGGCTGTCGTTGCGGCATCGCGGATGGCGGGTGTTGCTATGACTGCGATTGTTGTCGGTGAAATTGGTGCGAATCCATGGGTTGTTGTTTTTGGATTAGGACTCGTTGGGAATTTGGCATCGCAGATGTTTCGGATTCACGGGTGCCGTGTTATTGGTGTAGACCCGGTAGCGGAGAGACGCAAACTTGCCGAGCGGTGTGGGCTTGAATGGACTGTCGGCGGTAGTGCTGACGAAGCACAAGCGGAGATTCAGGAGATTACGGACGGTGATCTCGGCAATATTACCGTTGATGCTGTCGGGCATAGTGCCGTCGTTATGCAGGCACTTAAGGCAACGGCTAATCACGGGCAAATCATCATCCTCGGTTCACCGCGTGTTAGGGTCGATGGCAATCTAACGGAACTGCTCTCCGACACGCATTTGCGGTGGATTACTATTCGTGGGGCATTAGAATGGTGCGTTCCGATGTATCCTGACATCGGCAACAGGACTTCTCAATGGAGTAAGCAGCAAACCATTTTTGACTGGATGGCACGTGGGCAGCTGCACGTTGCGCCACTAATCTCTCACCGACTCAAACCGGAGCAAATTAAGCAGGCTTACGACGGCCTCCTCAATGAACCGAATATATATACAGGGGTTGTTTTAGATTGGACCTCGGACTAA
- a CDS encoding WD40 repeat domain-containing protein, producing the protein MGKTALFQNCIQSELPPGLKSRLDKRQVTDMAFSPDGTRLAAGGDGRIWIYDVASGAQFAMLSGYTENIRALAFAPNNTLLASGSEDNTLRLWDTATAREVLTLAGDSNLVQALAASSPDGVPLPSWDPRTERLLATSNENPGRVRSLAFSPDGTTLASGSADGRIRLWEVETGAILTSFSVHDGLVLALAFSANGEILASGGSDTLVRLWDLDSHRLLANLRAHTDSISALAFSNDGEILASGGRDRYLQLWDAHTKELLSTFPVQEGVIRELTFSPDGEKLMCATREGFLLIRE; encoded by the coding sequence ATGGGAAAAACAGCACTGTTCCAGAACTGCATCCAATCTGAATTGCCGCCAGGACTCAAGTCAAGGCTGGATAAGAGGCAAGTGACAGATATGGCGTTCTCACCCGATGGCACGCGACTCGCTGCCGGGGGCGATGGACGTATCTGGATATACGACGTGGCAAGTGGCGCGCAATTCGCGATGCTTTCAGGCTATACAGAAAACATCCGCGCATTGGCGTTTGCGCCGAATAACACGCTACTTGCCAGTGGAAGCGAAGACAATACACTCCGACTCTGGGATACTGCCACGGCGCGTGAAGTATTGACACTTGCTGGGGATTCCAATTTAGTGCAGGCATTGGCGGCTTCGTCACCTGATGGTGTACCGCTACCGAGTTGGGACCCACGGACAGAGAGGCTCCTTGCTACCTCTAATGAAAATCCTGGGCGTGTGAGAAGTTTAGCCTTTTCACCCGACGGCACAACCCTCGCAAGCGGTAGTGCCGATGGGCGGATACGATTGTGGGAAGTGGAGACGGGCGCAATCTTGACATCTTTCTCAGTGCATGATGGACTCGTCTTGGCTTTGGCGTTTTCCGCCAATGGTGAAATTCTCGCAAGTGGCGGTTCGGATACACTCGTTCGGTTGTGGGATTTAGACAGCCATCGTTTGCTCGCTAATTTGAGAGCGCATACTGATTCAATCAGTGCATTAGCGTTTTCTAATGACGGTGAAATTCTCGCAAGTGGCGGGCGGGATCGCTACCTACAATTATGGGATGCGCATACCAAAGAGCTTCTGTCAACATTTCCGGTCCAGGAAGGTGTTATTCGGGAGTTAACATTTTCACCGGATGGTGAGAAACTTATGTGTGCGACCCGTGAAGGTTTCCTGCTTATAAGGGAGTGA
- a CDS encoding transglutaminase family protein: protein MNYQITHKTEYSYTHPVNLCYNEARLTPRNFAYQECSDSQFTVEPEPKECRERKDFFGNTVYYFTIQQPHNQLTITVTSHVDVKGRERQRDFAEHLSWEEAHRQLHTDLDPEILEMRQYILKSSMVPVMPELHDYAEKSFTNGRPLLEAVEDLTARLYTDFTYDPGFTTIATPLVDVLKHRRGVCQDFAHLGIGCLRALGLAARYVSGYIETDPPADQKPLAGADASHAWFSVYLPQFGWIDFDPTNNQIPTDRHITVAWGRDYADVTPLKGVVFGSGTHELTVAVDCERIAESS, encoded by the coding sequence ATGAACTATCAAATTACGCATAAAACTGAATACAGTTATACCCATCCGGTGAACCTCTGTTACAACGAAGCACGCCTGACCCCGCGCAACTTCGCCTATCAGGAGTGCAGCGACAGCCAATTCACCGTTGAACCTGAACCGAAGGAGTGTCGAGAACGCAAAGACTTTTTCGGAAACACCGTCTACTACTTCACAATCCAGCAGCCCCACAACCAACTCACCATAACAGTTACCAGTCATGTAGATGTCAAAGGCAGAGAACGACAACGAGATTTCGCGGAACACCTATCTTGGGAAGAGGCGCATCGGCAGTTACACACGGATTTAGATCCAGAAATTCTGGAGATGCGTCAGTATATCCTCAAGTCCTCAATGGTTCCAGTGATGCCTGAGCTTCACGATTACGCTGAAAAATCGTTCACCAATGGACGACCGCTCCTCGAAGCCGTCGAAGATTTAACCGCTCGCCTCTATACTGATTTCACCTATGATCCCGGCTTCACGACAATTGCTACCCCGCTCGTAGATGTCCTAAAGCACCGCCGCGGGGTCTGCCAAGACTTTGCGCACCTCGGTATTGGCTGCCTTCGCGCTTTAGGACTCGCTGCGCGTTATGTTAGCGGCTACATTGAGACAGACCCGCCAGCCGACCAAAAACCGTTAGCGGGTGCTGATGCTTCTCATGCCTGGTTTTCTGTTTATCTTCCGCAATTCGGTTGGATAGATTTCGATCCAACAAATAACCAAATACCGACAGATCGACATATTACTGTAGCTTGGGGGAGAGACTATGCGGACGTAACACCGCTCAAGGGGGTTGTCTTTGGCAGCGGCACGCATGAATTAACTGTGGCAGTAGATTGTGAACGGATAGCCGAATCCTCATGA
- a CDS encoding circularly permuted type 2 ATP-grasp protein, which translates to MQRTDTTNWKVIKGSYSTKRADAPHGEQIDEMLNRDKSINPHWHTFMQALDTLGLTEMESRHEEVQRLLRENGVTYVVHGEQHGHRPWALDPIPLIISNADWETISVGLRQRAELLNLILMDLYGERTLIKEGLIPPEVVYAHAGFLRACVGLTAPGLPFLLNYAADLARGPDGKMWVLSDRTQAPSGAGYALENRTALARALPHLFGEVGVHRLSFFFRSLQNSILDMPLQYQRGQLENATRIASRQIDNPHVVVLTPGPLNETYFEHAYLASYLGYTLVQGDDLTVWDGRVWLKSIDGLRPVDIILRRVDDTFCDPLELRQDSRLGVAGLLEVIRRGNVIVINPPGSGVLENPGLMPFLPNISKRLIGEDLRLPSVATWWCGHPKQQAYVLTNLRKLVIKPIHRQRGGRSLFGMKLSSVELDALRDRINAEPHLYVGQEHVHLSTTPSLIDGKLEPRRAILRNFLFREKEGYAVMPGGLTRCAGEKAELTISIRDGGVSKDTWVLAPEPEPHISLWQQRTGRIQTASASVGLSSRAAENLFWVGRYAERAEGQARLLRIMLDKAKMGKMGLETSRLGRVSPSQRLTETLGEDAREVSELTYLRSMLRSLTGLTSSHPNFANNSEQSLGNEILSIMLNTENSGSLVSTLQALVSAAYAVRDRWSTDTWRVMNGIENLCTTLEKSIPEDRDTSAQILTDLVLQEAELASLDQLMIFLSALSGLNAESMTQTIGWISLDIGRRIERALLLIVLCRSSLVAVKDEWIEDLLLESVLAATESLITYRSRYRSALHFPTVLELLLLDDENPRSLLYQLKRLEEQIRALPREKLGYRLSEEEQLILEALTQLQLSNTMDLAEHSEHTTQRRGLEKLLVRLAQILVDISDVLTQTYFSHVQRPQQLTTTDSN; encoded by the coding sequence ATGCAACGAACAGACACAACAAATTGGAAGGTGATTAAGGGCAGTTATAGCACGAAACGCGCCGATGCTCCTCACGGTGAACAGATTGATGAGATGCTAAACCGAGATAAATCCATCAATCCACACTGGCACACCTTCATGCAGGCACTCGACACCCTCGGACTCACGGAGATGGAATCTCGGCACGAAGAGGTCCAACGTCTGCTTCGTGAGAATGGGGTCACTTATGTGGTACACGGCGAACAACACGGACATCGCCCGTGGGCGTTGGATCCCATTCCGCTCATTATCTCGAATGCTGACTGGGAGACCATCTCTGTTGGACTCAGACAACGTGCGGAACTCCTAAACCTAATTTTGATGGATCTCTACGGGGAACGCACTTTAATTAAGGAGGGATTGATACCACCAGAAGTGGTCTATGCCCATGCGGGTTTCCTACGGGCATGTGTCGGGCTTACTGCCCCTGGACTTCCGTTTCTCTTGAATTACGCCGCCGATTTAGCGAGAGGACCGGATGGTAAAATGTGGGTACTCAGTGATCGCACACAAGCACCATCGGGGGCAGGCTACGCACTGGAAAACCGAACCGCGCTTGCCCGCGCACTACCACATCTTTTCGGCGAAGTCGGTGTTCATCGACTCTCCTTCTTTTTTCGTTCACTACAGAACAGTATACTGGACATGCCCTTACAATATCAACGCGGGCAACTGGAAAACGCCACACGTATTGCCTCGCGCCAGATAGACAACCCACACGTTGTCGTGCTAACGCCTGGTCCACTTAATGAAACTTATTTTGAGCACGCCTACCTCGCGAGTTACCTCGGCTACACTTTGGTGCAAGGTGATGATTTGACGGTGTGGGACGGACGGGTCTGGTTGAAATCAATTGACGGCTTACGGCCCGTTGATATTATTCTGCGCAGGGTGGATGATACCTTCTGTGACCCGTTGGAACTCCGACAAGATTCACGACTCGGTGTTGCTGGATTGCTGGAAGTCATTCGACGGGGAAATGTAATTGTGATAAATCCTCCGGGCAGCGGCGTTTTGGAAAATCCGGGTTTGATGCCGTTTCTACCAAATATCTCAAAACGGCTAATAGGTGAAGACCTACGACTCCCCTCTGTTGCTACGTGGTGGTGCGGACACCCCAAACAACAAGCGTATGTGTTAACGAACCTTAGAAAATTGGTCATCAAACCGATCCATCGTCAACGTGGCGGACGCTCCTTGTTTGGAATGAAACTCAGTAGTGTTGAACTCGACGCACTCCGTGATCGAATTAACGCTGAACCGCATCTCTATGTCGGGCAGGAGCATGTCCATCTCTCTACGACACCTTCCCTGATTGACGGTAAACTCGAACCGCGCCGCGCGATTCTGCGTAACTTTTTATTTCGGGAAAAAGAGGGATACGCCGTGATGCCGGGCGGACTCACGCGATGTGCAGGTGAAAAAGCGGAACTGACAATTTCGATTCGAGATGGTGGCGTTAGTAAAGATACTTGGGTCCTCGCGCCTGAACCAGAACCCCACATCAGTTTATGGCAACAGCGAACCGGACGCATACAAACCGCGAGCGCGTCTGTCGGACTATCGAGTCGCGCCGCTGAAAACCTATTCTGGGTCGGACGCTATGCAGAACGCGCTGAGGGGCAAGCGCGGCTACTTCGGATTATGCTCGATAAAGCGAAAATGGGCAAGATGGGTTTAGAAACTTCGCGCTTAGGACGGGTGTCACCCTCCCAACGCCTTACTGAAACCTTGGGCGAAGATGCCAGAGAAGTCTCGGAACTCACTTACCTCCGCAGCATGCTCCGTTCCTTAACCGGCTTAACCTCCTCTCACCCAAATTTCGCCAACAACAGTGAACAGTCGTTAGGAAACGAGATCCTTTCGATCATGCTCAATACAGAAAATAGCGGGAGTTTGGTGTCAACGCTTCAGGCACTCGTAAGTGCGGCGTACGCAGTTCGTGACCGCTGGTCGACGGATACATGGCGCGTGATGAACGGCATTGAGAATCTATGCACAACGCTCGAAAAGAGCATTCCCGAAGACCGAGACACAAGCGCACAGATACTAACAGACCTTGTGTTACAAGAAGCGGAATTGGCTTCGCTCGATCAACTCATGATCTTTCTCTCAGCCCTGAGTGGGTTGAACGCTGAAAGCATGACGCAGACAATCGGTTGGATTAGTTTGGATATCGGACGGCGTATTGAACGGGCACTCCTTCTCATCGTGCTGTGTCGTTCGAGTCTTGTTGCTGTGAAAGATGAGTGGATTGAAGATCTGCTGCTTGAATCTGTCCTCGCTGCCACCGAAAGTCTGATTACTTATCGGAGTCGATACCGTTCGGCACTTCACTTTCCGACAGTTCTTGAGTTATTGCTTCTTGATGATGAAAATCCGCGCTCGCTTCTCTATCAACTCAAACGACTTGAAGAACAAATCCGTGCGCTACCAAGAGAAAAACTCGGTTACCGGCTTAGTGAGGAAGAACAACTTATTCTTGAGGCTCTCACGCAGCTGCAGCTTTCTAATACGATGGACCTCGCTGAACACTCAGAACACACAACACAACGGAGAGGGTTAGAAAAACTCCTCGTTCGGCTCGCACAAATATTGGTTGACATTTCTGACGTACTGACGCAAACCTACTTCAGTCATGTCCAGAGACCGCAGCAGCTAACTACAACAGATAGCAATTAG